A stretch of Rhododendron vialii isolate Sample 1 chromosome 4a, ASM3025357v1 DNA encodes these proteins:
- the LOC131323650 gene encoding probable serine acetyltransferase 1 yields the protein MPVQDLTPSPVAAQNGAVKSSEAGDETWVWAQIKAEARRDAESEPTLARATSTQPSSPAQALCCSILLYNLFLDTLSSSTIADLPAARERDLTCSSFSH from the coding sequence ATGCCCGTCCAAGACCTCACACCTTCGCCCGTCGCCGCACAAAACGGCGCCGTCAAGAGCAGCGAAGCCGGAGACGAGACCTGGGTATGGGCCCAGATCAAGGCCGAGGCCCGCCGTGATGCCGAGTCGGAGCCGACCCTAGCCAGAGCTACCTCTACTCAACCATCATCTCCCGCTCAAGCTCTCTGCTGCTCCATCCTCCTCTACAACCTCTTCCTCGAcaccctctcctcctccaccattGCCGACCTCCCCGCCGCTCGCGAGCGCGACCTCACCTGCAGCTCCTTCTCCCACTAA